One stretch of Cervus canadensis isolate Bull #8, Minnesota chromosome 5, ASM1932006v1, whole genome shotgun sequence DNA includes these proteins:
- the EDF1 gene encoding endothelial differentiation-related factor 1, with protein sequence MAESDWDTVTVLRKKGPTAAQAKSKQAILAAQRRGEDVETSKKWAAGQNKQHSITKNTAKLDRETEELHHDRVTLEVGKVIQQGRQSKGLTQKDLATKINEKPQVIADYESGRAIPNNQVLGKIERAIGLKLRGKDIGKPIEKGPRAK encoded by the exons ATGGCTGAGAGCGACTGGGACACGGTGACGGTGCTGCGCAAAAAGGGCCCCACGGCCGCCCAGGCCAAGTCCAAGCAG GCCATCTTAGCAGCTCAGAGACGAGGAGAAGATGTGGAGACTTCTAAGAAAT GGGCCGCCGGCCAGAACAAGCAGCATTCGATCACCAAAAACACAGCTAAGCTGGACCGGGAGACTGAGGAGCTGCATCACGACCGGGTGACCCTGGAGGTTGGCAAAGTGATCCAGCAGGGCCGGCAGAGCAAGGGGCTGACACAGAAGGACCTGGCCACG AAAATCAATGAGAAGCCGCAAGTCATTGCGGACTACGAGAGTGGCCGGGCCATTCCCAACAACCAGGTTCTGGGCAAGATCGAGAGAGCAATTG GCCTCAAGCTCCGGGGAAAGGACATTGGGAAGCCGATCGAGAAGGGGCCAAGGGCGAAATGA
- the TRAF2 gene encoding TNF receptor-associated factor 2 has protein sequence MAAASVTPPSSLDLLQPGFSKTLLGTKLEDKYLCSACRNVLRRPFQAQCGHRYCSFCLSSILSSGPQSCAACVQEGIYEEGVSILESSSAFPDNAARREVESLPAVCPSEGCSWKGTLKEYESCHEGHCPFLLTECPACKGLVRLGEKEHHLEHECPERSLSCRHCRAPCCPADMKAHHQICPKFPLTCDGCGKKKIAREKFQDHVRTCGRCRVPCRFHAVGCPEMVESEKQQEHEAQRLREHLALLLGVLLEAGRPPGDGRPLLGQGEGAWEAGTPSRAAELLQRCEALERKTATFENIVCVLNREVERVAVTAEACGRQHRLDQDRIEALSNKVQQLERSIGLKDLAMADLEQKVLEMEASTFDGVFIWKISDFSRKRQEAVAGRTPAIFSPAFYTSRYGYKMCLRAYLNGDGTGRGTHLSLFFVLMRGPHDALLRWPFNQKVTLMLLDQNHREHVIDAFRPDVTSSSFQRPVSDMNIASGCPLFCPVSKMEAKNSYVRDDAIFIKAIVDLTGL, from the exons ATGGCTGCAGCCAGCGtgacccctcccagctccctggaCCTGCTGCAGCCCGGCTTCTCCAAGACCCTCCTGGGGACCAAGCTCGAGGACAAGTACCTGTGCTCGGCCTGCAGGAACGTGCTCCGCAGGCCCTTCCAGGCGCAGTGTGGCCACCGCTACTGCTCCTTCTGCCTGAGCAGCATCCTGAG CTCCGGGCCCCAGAGCTGCGCCGCCTGCGTGCAGGAGGGCATTTACGAGGAGGGCGTCTCGATCCTGGAGAGCAGCTCG GCGTTCCCGGACAATGCTGCCCGCAGGGAGGTGGAGAGCCTGCCGGCAGTCTGTCCCAGCGAGGGCTGCTCCTGGAAGGGGACCCTGAAGGAGTACGAG AGCTGCCACGAGGGACACTGCCCATTCCTGCTGACCGAGTGCCCGGCGTGCAAAGGCCTCGTGCGCCTCGGCGAGAAGGAGCACCACCTGGAGCACGAATGCCCGGAGCGGAGCCTCAGCTGCCGGCACTGCAGGGCGCCCTGCTGCCCAGCCGACATGAAG GCACACCACCAGATCTGCCCCAAGTTCCCCCTGACGTGCGACGGCTGCGGCAAGAAGAAGATCGCCCGGGAGAAG TTTCAGGACCACGTCCGGACGTGTGGCAGATGTCGAGTCCCGTGCCGATTCCACGCCGTCGGCTGCCCTGAGATG GTGGAGAGCGAGAAGCAGCAGGAGCACGAGGCGCAGCGGCTCCGGGAGCACCTGGCCCTGCTGCTGGGCGTCCTGCTGGAGGCCGGGCGGCCCCCGGGGGACGGCCGCCCGCTGCTCGGCCAGGGCGAGGGCGCCTGGGAGGCCGGCACACCCTCCAGGGCAGCGGAGCTGCTACAGAGGTGCGAGGCCCTGGAGCGGAAGACGGCCACCTTTGAGAACATCGTCTGTGTGCTGAACCGGGAGGTGGAGCGGGTGGCCGTGACGGCCGAGGCCTGCGGCCGGCAGCACCGGCTGGACCAAGACAGGATCGAGGCCCTGAGCAACAAG GTGCAGCAGCTGGAGAGGAGCATCGGCCTGAAGGACCTGGCCATGGCCGACCTGGAGCAGAAGGTCCTGGAGATGGAGGCGTCCACCTTTGATGGCGTGTTCATCTGGAAGATCTCGGACTTCTCCAGGAAGCGGCAGGAAGCCGTGGCCGGCCGCACGCCCGCCATCTTCTCCCCAG cCTTCTACACCAGCAGGTACGGCTACAAGATGTGCCTGCGCGCCTACCTCAACGGGGACGGCACCGGGCGCGGCACGCACCTGTCCCTCTTCTTCGTGCTGATGCGCGGCCCGCACGACGCCCTCCTGCGCTGGCCCTTCAACCAGAAG GTGACCCTGATGCTGCTGGACCAGAACCACCGCGAGCACGTGATTGACGCCTTCAGGCCCGACGTGACCTCGTCGTCCTTCCAGAGGCCGGTCAGCGACATGAACATCGCCAGCGGCTGCCCGCTCTTCTGCCCCGTCTCCAAGATGGAGGCCAAGAACTCCTATGTGCGTGACGACGCCATCTTCATCAAAGCCATCGTGGACCTGACGGGGCTCTAG